A region from the Oncorhynchus tshawytscha isolate Ot180627B linkage group LG26, Otsh_v2.0, whole genome shotgun sequence genome encodes:
- the fancb gene encoding Fanconi anemia group B protein isoform X1 gives MTHDSPKHTKLLSFHGDILTFQCKLPNPRDGEIRRGSELAFSRLTFQRDGCTFLKGNGGMAVINRKSSSNVDIVACTFALHVKNRVTSPCILLIQSKGNVFKYSLLTLSISNRLEPHMEFKLPYRMKDNVTILQGPTVLWSHAGIVFYTSLQAGEVRQIPIKLSLNCIVEFPLNKRKIFILGYQTQSKECLEDHLDAPGGSKTMGYFVEDGQVFNADLILPHAYSSITQCVFVISAEEVNSVLKSTVVAATSKKQLVYFENGIPIEVCLLPFEEPQHIQMVNTGRNGCLFAIYFNDGHVCAVWKDTFQVASCWSGVTSLHVDDFLSCGTDQMLLVFGSQSPLVDPVDLFLITDLCGTTYSHGQESSEGQQASDTAQENYLLTVQALQSRLQSGLTLLQDLQSDVRVKERVLRQSVQALTDLVSGREHILTQTEQEGLVSLWEDEPEDEAIHEKRQVMPVMPPPLVDNLWHRVIEDRLIVGVILSTESAIIYFCSSAAESVTLSILRERGQSQTPAVIQTHSQASWFPTPSPSTPSPPSPYSHPEPAAKRSRRTVASGARATHRLAVTAMTDLTPLLTSGSVKCPIMLHYVHRQGSSASVTAPGPTVVQCGQIQIDIQVKHHRQLMTNSQLTTDEAREDLLSLLAVLDAWTFLIHSPDHTLCDVAGWIQTSIPCERLEISPHYLLANPAGPSAVMLFNWQHKTPFQGELSVHCSQFKVLQFLDSLFGFLPASCSILRLRQGGGDGTVPRMAHSLEKEVLSLKQGVSSLLHGEEEEMEEVKKSSGVKKMEPPDPGSAEGLQRCREEWQRDKERSRRLLSPLVGVEHYRRLTQSLTQVQLEGDVAALLETQTLI, from the exons ATGACACATGACAGTCCCAAACACACGAAGCTGCTCTCCTTCCATGGTGATATTCTCACATTTCAGTGCAAACTCCCCAATCCCAGAGATGGCGAAATTCGAAGAGGATCAGAATTGGCTTTCAGCAGACTGACATTTCAACGGGATGGCTGCACTTTCTTAAAGGGGAATGGTGGTATGGCCGTCATCAACAGAAAGAGTTCATCTAATGTTGATATAGTGGCATGCACCTTTGCCCTACATGTGAAAAACAGAGTCACTTCGCCATGCATTTTACTGATACAGAGCAAGGGAAATGTCTTCAAGTACAGCCTTCTCACTCTGAGCATCTCAAATAGATTAGAGCCACATATGGAGTTTAAACTGCCATACCGAATGAAAGACAATGTTACTATCTTGCAAGGCCCTACTGTATTATGGAGCCATGCTGGTATTGTCTTCTACACGTCACTGCAGGCAGGTGAAGTTAGACAAATACCTATCAAGCTCTCTCTGAATTGTATTGTTGAGTTTCCTCTCAACAAAAGAAAAATATTCATACTAGGTTACCAAACACAATCAAAAGAATGCCTGGAAGATCATTTGGACGCTCCAGGTGGGAGCAAAACCATGGGGTATTTTGTAGAGGACGGACAAGTATTTAATGCAGATCTGATCTTACCTCATGCCTATAGTTCCATCACACAGTGTGTATTTGTGATCTCCGCTGAAGAGGTGAACAGTGTGTTGAAATCAACTGTGGTGGCAGCGACCAGTAAAAAGCAGTTGGTGTATTTTGAGAACGGCATTCCCATTGAGGTATGTCTGCTtccctttgaagaacctcaacACATTCAGATGGTCAACACTGGACGCAATGGATGTCTGTTTGCCATCTATTTCAACGATGGACATGTCTGTGCAGTGTGGAAAGATACTTTTCAG gTAGCATCATGCTGGTCAGGTGTGACCTCCCTACATGTGGATGACTTTTTGAGCTGTGGAACAgatcagatgctgctggtctTTGGAAGCCAGAGCCCTCTTGTGGATCCAGTGGATCTTTTCCTCATCACAGATCTCTGCGGGACAACCTATTCT CATGGACAGGAGAGCAGTGAAGGACAGCAGGCATCTGACACAGCTCAGGAGAACTACCTCCTAACTGTCCAAGCTCTACAGTCCAGACTACAG AGTGGCCTGACCTTGCTCCAGGATCTTCAGAGCGAcgtgagggtgaaggagagggttcTACGCCAGTCAGTCCAAGCCCTCACAGACCTGGTCTCAGGAAGAGAACACATTCTCAcccagacagagcag GAAGgccttgtttctctatgggaaGATGAACCAGAGGACGAGGCCATTCATGAGAAGAGGCAGGTTATGCCGGTGATGCCACCACCTCTAGTGGACAATCTTTGGCACCGTGTCATTGAAGACCGCTTGATTGTGGGTGTGATACTATCCACAGAGAGTGCCAT tatatatttttgttccagCGCAGCGGAGAGTGTTACTTTAtccatcctgagagagagaggccagagccAGACGCCTGCGGTCATCCAGACCCACAGCCAAGCGTCCTGGTTCCCCACACCCAGCCCCTCCACACCCAGCCCCCCGTCTCCCTACTCTCACCCAGAGCCAGCGGCTAAGCGGAGCAGGCGGACCGTTGCCAGCGGAGCCCGTGCCACACACCGACTGGCAGTGACCGCTATGACTGACCTGACCCCTCTGCTGACCTCTGGCAGTGTCAAATGCCCCATTATGCTCCATTACGTCCACAGACAGGGATCTTCGGCCTCTGTAACCGCTCCAGGACCAACAGTGGTCCAGTGCGGTCAAATCCAAATTGATATTCAGGTCAAACACCACCGCCAGCTGATGACCAACAGTCAACTCACAACAG aTGAGGCTAGAGAAGACCTGCTTAGCCTATTGGCTGTGCTGGATGCCTGGACCTTCCTGATCCACTCTCCTGACCACACCCTGTGTGATGTGGCTGGCTGGATCCAGACAAGCATTCCCTGTGAGAGGCTAGAGATCAGCCCACACTACCTACTGGCCAATCCTGCTGGGCCATCTGCTGTCATGCTGTTTAACTGGCAGCACAAAACACCTTTCCAGGGAGAATTATCCGTCCACTGCAG CCAGTTCAAGGTGCTGCAGTTCCTCGACTCCCTGTTCGGTTTCCTACCAGCATCCTGCTCCATCCTGCGCCTCAGGCAGGGGGGAGGAGACGGGACGGTACCACGAATGGCCCATTCCCTGGAGAAAGAGGTACTGTCACTCAAACAGGGCGTGTCGTCTTTGCTCCAtggtgaggaagaggagatggaggaggtgaaGAAGAGCAGTGGAGTGAAGAAGATGGAGCCCCCTGATCCAGGCTCTGCTGAGGGACTCCAGAGGTGCAGGGAGGAGTGGCAGCGGGacaaggagaggagcaggaggctgTTGAGCCCCCTGGTGGGCGTGGAGCACTATCGCAGGTTGACCCAGAGCCTAACCCAGGTACAGCTGGAAGGAGATGTAGCTGCCCTCCTAGAGACACAGACactaatttag
- the fancb gene encoding Fanconi anemia group B protein isoform X2, which translates to MTHDSPKHTKLLSFHGDILTFQCKLPNPRDGEIRRGSELAFSRLTFQRDGCTFLKGNGGMAVINRKSSSNVDIVACTFALHVKNRVTSPCILLIQSKGNVFKYSLLTLSISNRLEPHMEFKLPYRMKDNVTILQGPTVLWSHAGIVFYTSLQAGEVRQIPIKLSLNCIVEFPLNKRKIFILGYQTQSKECLEDHLDAPGGSKTMGYFVEDGQVFNADLILPHAYSSITQCVFVISAEEVNSVLKSTVVAATSKKQLVYFENGIPIEVCLLPFEEPQHIQMVNTGRNGCLFAIYFNDGHVCAVWKDTFQVASCWSGVTSLHVDDFLSCGTDQMLLVFGSQSPLVDPVDLFLITDLCGTTYSHGQESSEGQQASDTAQENYLLTVQALQSRLQSGLTLLQDLQSDVRVKERVLRQSVQALTDLVSGREHILTQTEQEGLVSLWEDEPEDEAIHEKRQVMPVMPPPLVDNLWHRVIEDRLIVGVILSTESAIAAESVTLSILRERGQSQTPAVIQTHSQASWFPTPSPSTPSPPSPYSHPEPAAKRSRRTVASGARATHRLAVTAMTDLTPLLTSGSVKCPIMLHYVHRQGSSASVTAPGPTVVQCGQIQIDIQVKHHRQLMTNSQLTTDEAREDLLSLLAVLDAWTFLIHSPDHTLCDVAGWIQTSIPCERLEISPHYLLANPAGPSAVMLFNWQHKTPFQGELSVHCSQFKVLQFLDSLFGFLPASCSILRLRQGGGDGTVPRMAHSLEKEVLSLKQGVSSLLHGEEEEMEEVKKSSGVKKMEPPDPGSAEGLQRCREEWQRDKERSRRLLSPLVGVEHYRRLTQSLTQVQLEGDVAALLETQTLI; encoded by the exons ATGACACATGACAGTCCCAAACACACGAAGCTGCTCTCCTTCCATGGTGATATTCTCACATTTCAGTGCAAACTCCCCAATCCCAGAGATGGCGAAATTCGAAGAGGATCAGAATTGGCTTTCAGCAGACTGACATTTCAACGGGATGGCTGCACTTTCTTAAAGGGGAATGGTGGTATGGCCGTCATCAACAGAAAGAGTTCATCTAATGTTGATATAGTGGCATGCACCTTTGCCCTACATGTGAAAAACAGAGTCACTTCGCCATGCATTTTACTGATACAGAGCAAGGGAAATGTCTTCAAGTACAGCCTTCTCACTCTGAGCATCTCAAATAGATTAGAGCCACATATGGAGTTTAAACTGCCATACCGAATGAAAGACAATGTTACTATCTTGCAAGGCCCTACTGTATTATGGAGCCATGCTGGTATTGTCTTCTACACGTCACTGCAGGCAGGTGAAGTTAGACAAATACCTATCAAGCTCTCTCTGAATTGTATTGTTGAGTTTCCTCTCAACAAAAGAAAAATATTCATACTAGGTTACCAAACACAATCAAAAGAATGCCTGGAAGATCATTTGGACGCTCCAGGTGGGAGCAAAACCATGGGGTATTTTGTAGAGGACGGACAAGTATTTAATGCAGATCTGATCTTACCTCATGCCTATAGTTCCATCACACAGTGTGTATTTGTGATCTCCGCTGAAGAGGTGAACAGTGTGTTGAAATCAACTGTGGTGGCAGCGACCAGTAAAAAGCAGTTGGTGTATTTTGAGAACGGCATTCCCATTGAGGTATGTCTGCTtccctttgaagaacctcaacACATTCAGATGGTCAACACTGGACGCAATGGATGTCTGTTTGCCATCTATTTCAACGATGGACATGTCTGTGCAGTGTGGAAAGATACTTTTCAG gTAGCATCATGCTGGTCAGGTGTGACCTCCCTACATGTGGATGACTTTTTGAGCTGTGGAACAgatcagatgctgctggtctTTGGAAGCCAGAGCCCTCTTGTGGATCCAGTGGATCTTTTCCTCATCACAGATCTCTGCGGGACAACCTATTCT CATGGACAGGAGAGCAGTGAAGGACAGCAGGCATCTGACACAGCTCAGGAGAACTACCTCCTAACTGTCCAAGCTCTACAGTCCAGACTACAG AGTGGCCTGACCTTGCTCCAGGATCTTCAGAGCGAcgtgagggtgaaggagagggttcTACGCCAGTCAGTCCAAGCCCTCACAGACCTGGTCTCAGGAAGAGAACACATTCTCAcccagacagagcag GAAGgccttgtttctctatgggaaGATGAACCAGAGGACGAGGCCATTCATGAGAAGAGGCAGGTTATGCCGGTGATGCCACCACCTCTAGTGGACAATCTTTGGCACCGTGTCATTGAAGACCGCTTGATTGTGGGTGTGATACTATCCACAGAGAGTGCCAT CGCAGCGGAGAGTGTTACTTTAtccatcctgagagagagaggccagagccAGACGCCTGCGGTCATCCAGACCCACAGCCAAGCGTCCTGGTTCCCCACACCCAGCCCCTCCACACCCAGCCCCCCGTCTCCCTACTCTCACCCAGAGCCAGCGGCTAAGCGGAGCAGGCGGACCGTTGCCAGCGGAGCCCGTGCCACACACCGACTGGCAGTGACCGCTATGACTGACCTGACCCCTCTGCTGACCTCTGGCAGTGTCAAATGCCCCATTATGCTCCATTACGTCCACAGACAGGGATCTTCGGCCTCTGTAACCGCTCCAGGACCAACAGTGGTCCAGTGCGGTCAAATCCAAATTGATATTCAGGTCAAACACCACCGCCAGCTGATGACCAACAGTCAACTCACAACAG aTGAGGCTAGAGAAGACCTGCTTAGCCTATTGGCTGTGCTGGATGCCTGGACCTTCCTGATCCACTCTCCTGACCACACCCTGTGTGATGTGGCTGGCTGGATCCAGACAAGCATTCCCTGTGAGAGGCTAGAGATCAGCCCACACTACCTACTGGCCAATCCTGCTGGGCCATCTGCTGTCATGCTGTTTAACTGGCAGCACAAAACACCTTTCCAGGGAGAATTATCCGTCCACTGCAG CCAGTTCAAGGTGCTGCAGTTCCTCGACTCCCTGTTCGGTTTCCTACCAGCATCCTGCTCCATCCTGCGCCTCAGGCAGGGGGGAGGAGACGGGACGGTACCACGAATGGCCCATTCCCTGGAGAAAGAGGTACTGTCACTCAAACAGGGCGTGTCGTCTTTGCTCCAtggtgaggaagaggagatggaggaggtgaaGAAGAGCAGTGGAGTGAAGAAGATGGAGCCCCCTGATCCAGGCTCTGCTGAGGGACTCCAGAGGTGCAGGGAGGAGTGGCAGCGGGacaaggagaggagcaggaggctgTTGAGCCCCCTGGTGGGCGTGGAGCACTATCGCAGGTTGACCCAGAGCCTAACCCAGGTACAGCTGGAAGGAGATGTAGCTGCCCTCCTAGAGACACAGACactaatttag